In Arvicola amphibius chromosome 1, mArvAmp1.2, whole genome shotgun sequence, one DNA window encodes the following:
- the Gprc5b gene encoding G-protein coupled receptor family C group 5 member B isoform X1: MRTHQVFPLPLLLVIASVASENASTSRGCGLDLLPQYVSLCDLDAIWGIVVEAVAGAGALITLLLMLILLVRLPFVKDKEKRRPVGLHFLFLLGTLGLFGLTFAFIIRMDETICSIRRFLWGVLFALCFSCLLSQAWRVRRLVRQGTSPASWQLVSLALCLVLVQVIIATEWLVLTVLRDTKPACAYEPMDFVMALIYDMVLLVITLTQSLFTLCGKFRRWKVNGAFILITTFLSVLIWVVWMTMYLFGNSIIKQGDAWSDPTLAITLAASGWVFVIFHAIPEIHCTLLPPLQENPPNYFDTSQPRMRETAFEEDMHLPRAYMENKAFSMDEHSAALRSASGFSNGSLGKRSSDSMGKKPCNLGSRPSAPFRSNVYQPTEMAVVLNGGTIPTAPPSHTGRHHW; encoded by the exons ATGAGAACCCACCAAGTGTTCCCCCTGCCCCTGCTCCTGGTGATTGCCTCGGTGGCCTCAGAGAACGCCAGCACATCCCGGGGCTGTGGGTTGGACCTTCTCCCTCAGTACGTGTCCCTGTGCGACCTGGACGCCATCTGGGGCATCGTGGTGGAGGCAGTGGCCGGGGCGGGGGCCCTGATCACACTGCTCCTGATGCTCATCCTCTTGGTGAGACTGCCCTTCGTCAAGGACAAGGAGAAGAGGAGGCCCGTGGgtctccacttcctcttcctgctgggGACCCTGGGCCTCTTTGGACTGACGTTTGCCTTTATCATTCGGATGGACGAGACGATCTGCTCCATCCGACGCTTCCTCTGGGGTGTCCTCTTCGCACTCTGCTTTTCCTGTCTGCTGAGCCAGGCGTGGCGGGTGCGGAGGCTGGTGCGCCAGGGCACAAGCCCAGCCAGCTGGCAGCTAGTGAGCCTGGCGCTGTGCCTGGTGCTGGTGCAGGTCATCATTGCCACCGAGTGGCTGGTGCTGACCGTGCTGCGTGACACGAAGCCGGCCTGCGCCTACGAGCCCATGGATTTTGTGATGGCGCTCATCTATGACATGGTGTTGCTGGTCATCACCCTGACACAGTCCCTCTTCACGCTGTGTGGCAAGTTCAGGCGGTGGAAAGTGAACGGAGCCTTCATCCTCATCACAACCTTCCTCTCTGTGCTCATCTGGGTGGTCTGGATGACCATGTACCTGTTCGGCAACTCCATCATTAAGCAGGGAGATGCCTGGAGCGACCCCACCTTGGCCATCACCTTGGCAGCCAGTGGCTGGGTTTTTGTCATCTTCCACGCCATTCCGGAGATCCACTgcaccctcctcccacccctgcagGAGAACCCACCCAACTACTTCGACACTTCACAGCCCAGGATGCGGGAGACGGCGTTTGAGGAGGACATGCACCTGCCTCGGGCCTACATGGAGAACAAGGCCTTCTCAATGGATGAACATAGTGCAG CTCTTCGGTCAGCATCGGGCTTTTCCAATGGAAGCTTGGGAAAAAGATCCAGCGACAGCATGGGAAAGAAACCCTGTAACCTGGGAAGCCGACCCAGCGCGCCATTCAGAAGCAATGTGTATCAGCCAACCGAGATGGCTGTCGTACTCAATGGCGGGACC
- the Gprc5b gene encoding G-protein coupled receptor family C group 5 member B isoform X2 gives MRTHQVFPLPLLLVIASVASENASTSRGCGLDLLPQYVSLCDLDAIWGIVVEAVAGAGALITLLLMLILLVRLPFVKDKEKRRPVGLHFLFLLGTLGLFGLTFAFIIRMDETICSIRRFLWGVLFALCFSCLLSQAWRVRRLVRQGTSPASWQLVSLALCLVLVQVIIATEWLVLTVLRDTKPACAYEPMDFVMALIYDMVLLVITLTQSLFTLCGKFRRWKVNGAFILITTFLSVLIWVVWMTMYLFGNSIIKQGDAWSDPTLAITLAASGWVFVIFHAIPEIHCTLLPPLQENPPNYFDTSQPRMRETAFEEDMHLPRAYMENKAFSMDEHSAALRSASGFSNGSLGKRSSDSMGKKPCNLGSRPSAPFRSNVYQPTEMAVVLNGGTEVAAHPCSLESFGAF, from the exons ATGAGAACCCACCAAGTGTTCCCCCTGCCCCTGCTCCTGGTGATTGCCTCGGTGGCCTCAGAGAACGCCAGCACATCCCGGGGCTGTGGGTTGGACCTTCTCCCTCAGTACGTGTCCCTGTGCGACCTGGACGCCATCTGGGGCATCGTGGTGGAGGCAGTGGCCGGGGCGGGGGCCCTGATCACACTGCTCCTGATGCTCATCCTCTTGGTGAGACTGCCCTTCGTCAAGGACAAGGAGAAGAGGAGGCCCGTGGgtctccacttcctcttcctgctgggGACCCTGGGCCTCTTTGGACTGACGTTTGCCTTTATCATTCGGATGGACGAGACGATCTGCTCCATCCGACGCTTCCTCTGGGGTGTCCTCTTCGCACTCTGCTTTTCCTGTCTGCTGAGCCAGGCGTGGCGGGTGCGGAGGCTGGTGCGCCAGGGCACAAGCCCAGCCAGCTGGCAGCTAGTGAGCCTGGCGCTGTGCCTGGTGCTGGTGCAGGTCATCATTGCCACCGAGTGGCTGGTGCTGACCGTGCTGCGTGACACGAAGCCGGCCTGCGCCTACGAGCCCATGGATTTTGTGATGGCGCTCATCTATGACATGGTGTTGCTGGTCATCACCCTGACACAGTCCCTCTTCACGCTGTGTGGCAAGTTCAGGCGGTGGAAAGTGAACGGAGCCTTCATCCTCATCACAACCTTCCTCTCTGTGCTCATCTGGGTGGTCTGGATGACCATGTACCTGTTCGGCAACTCCATCATTAAGCAGGGAGATGCCTGGAGCGACCCCACCTTGGCCATCACCTTGGCAGCCAGTGGCTGGGTTTTTGTCATCTTCCACGCCATTCCGGAGATCCACTgcaccctcctcccacccctgcagGAGAACCCACCCAACTACTTCGACACTTCACAGCCCAGGATGCGGGAGACGGCGTTTGAGGAGGACATGCACCTGCCTCGGGCCTACATGGAGAACAAGGCCTTCTCAATGGATGAACATAGTGCAG CTCTTCGGTCAGCATCGGGCTTTTCCAATGGAAGCTTGGGAAAAAGATCCAGCGACAGCATGGGAAAGAAACCCTGTAACCTGGGAAGCCGACCCAGCGCGCCATTCAGAAGCAATGTGTATCAGCCAACCGAGATGGCTGTCGTACTCAATGGCGGGACC